From Bacteroidota bacterium:
ACTAGAAATGGCAGAGCCAATCTGCATCCCAAGTAAGACGCCGACGATCAGTAGCCCTACACCAACCATGGCAATTTTTTTTCTACGCATATCTTTTTTTCCTGATTGATTCGACGCTCGGGTAAGAAAAACCTAATCTATGGTCTTTTTTATTAATGCAGCCATCTTCATACCGTTCCTGACAGATGGTGCGCAAATCAGACTTTTTGCCTTCATAAACAAGATGCAAAACGGCCTAAATAAAATGTATGGGTTGAACCGGCGGAGTCCGGAATGAAGGGGATAAAAAAATGTGCTGACTCAAGATGCGCAGCACATGGCAGTTACAAAGAAAAAATGTATTCCAGAAAGAAGTAGCGAAGACCCGTCACCTGGTGTTGTGACCAAAACTGGCACAAAGGGGTCAAGGCCCTATCAGACAGACAGGACCGAGTGAGAGATTGTCGTGAATGTAGATGAATCCATGAGGGATATTTTCATCAACCGCGTGATTATCCAATCAGCATGGCAAAACCGAGAAGCACCGTCATGGCGCCGGCCAGTATGAGAGCTGCATTGGTTTTAACGCGAAAATCTTCTACTCGATAATACATGACGTCCTCGCATGTTTAGTTACAGTTTGTCGATCCAAATGCTGAACAAGCTTGCAAACACAGTTCCAGACTTGTTATTTCAGCGCTTTCTGAATCAACTTTATTGTTATGACGGGTTTTTAAACAGGATTGTTACGTTAAAAGCGTTTTTTTATACGCATCCTGTCTAATCCCTGGCCAACAACTGTATGGTTTAGTAAACAAGGTGTGGGGTGGAATTGTCTTTATTACACCTCAAGGCGCGAGGATACCTATTCAAGTGCCGAATTTCGAAAGCCGAATGTCGAATTGGGATTTACCTGGAGAGCGGCGCGACACCCCTTATCCTTCGTCTAGGATAAAAATCTCCTTTAGATTCCGGGCGAGTTGGCCGTAGTCTAGGCCGTAGCCGATTACGAAGAGGTTTGGGATTTTGAAGGCAACGTAATCCAGATCCAGGTCGGCTTTGGTGGCTTCGTGTTTGTGGAGGAGGACGGCAACGCGGAGTGATGCCGGCTCCAGGGCGCCGAGTCGTTTCAACATGTAATCCATGGAGAGGCCCGTATCCACAATGTCTTCCACGATGATCACGTGACGGCCTTTAAGGTCTGCGTCTACAGCTTTCAGTTCATCTACGTTGCCACTCGACACCTTTTCATCGCCATACGAGGAGAGCTTCATGAAGTCGACCTCGCAGTCAACGTTCACCTCACGGAGCAAATCGGCCATAAACATAAAGGCGCCATTGAGGACACCAATGAAAATGGGTTTCTTGCCGGCGTAGTCTTTTGAGATCTGCTGCCCCAATGCTCGGGTGCGTGCCTGGATGGTTTCAGCATCGATGTACAGTTTAAACCGCTCCTCGCGGCATAGCACACTACGATCAGATATAGCGGGGCCTGCGTACTCTTCCATGGTGTTGGGAAAGTGATGGTATTACTTCAGTGGGGAAATACGGATTTGCAACCAAAGGTAACAGCTAGCTGCAACGTTTCACAGCACTGCACGCATCTTTGATGATTTTTAACGACGGTGCCAGGTACAGCTCAGCACCTGCTTCGTTGCCGGCCCCACCCGGACCGGCTCTGCGGCACGGTATCCCACCACCCAAACAATATCGTCACCTGACACAAGCACCCAAACATTGTCGCGCGTGTGGGAAGGCACTTTGAGGTCTGTCAACAAATCGCTCACCTTCTTCTGGCCCTGCATCCCGAAAGGCACAAACTTGTCTCCCGCTTCCCAGCGGCGCAGTTGCAGTGGCAATACCAACGATGCGGCATCTGCATAAAACTGCTCGGACTCCCCTGTAATTTTCGGCACGTTGTCAGCAGTCAGGATCTCAGTCTCCAATTGCCCGGCAGGGTATGTAACAGAAACACCAGCATCCACCAGATACAAATCAGCATCCCCATCACCGGTCTCAGGTTGCAGAAACACCAGTTGGTCGCGTTCTCGCCACACAACGATGGTGGCTACGGCAACTTTCCGCCCCACCTGGGCATCCAGCAGTTGGCAAATCGCCTCGGCATGTTGCCGGCCAATCGACAGGCCATTGAACCACTGACGACACGCCTCCATCACGAGCCTTGTCTGCCAGAAAGCCGGCTCTGCGGCAAGGCCGGGCAAATCGAGTGCATTCGCCGGTTGTGCATGTTGTGCAAACTTGTGCGCTAACATGGGGTGCAGTGCATGATCAACTGTGCCCTGCAGCAAGCCGGCACTGGTTGCCATGTTCTGAACGGCGCTTTCCCCAAACACTTT
This genomic window contains:
- the hpt gene encoding hypoxanthine phosphoribosyltransferase, producing the protein MEEYAGPAISDRSVLCREERFKLYIDAETIQARTRALGQQISKDYAGKKPIFIGVLNGAFMFMADLLREVNVDCEVDFMKLSSYGDEKVSSGNVDELKAVDADLKGRHVIIVEDIVDTGLSMDYMLKRLGALEPASLRVAVLLHKHEATKADLDLDYVAFKIPNLFVIGYGLDYGQLARNLKEIFILDEG
- the tilS gene encoding tRNA lysidine(34) synthetase TilS, which translates into the protein MVSQVRRTIQSHALLSEVEPVLIGVSGGVDSMVLLHVMQSLGYPVQVAHVNYRMRGEASDADEALVVSYCDKIEVPCAIYRVEEDFHVQAAGASFQEVARAARYRFFEKVAREAGLNHVAVAHHQEDQAETVLLNLMRGSGAEGLAGMPYARRLNPASEVHLIRPLLDVSRNMITAYAVAHNITWREDASNASQKYLRNKVRHTLLPAIEKVFGESAVQNMATSAGLLQGTVDHALHPMLAHKFAQHAQPANALDLPGLAAEPAFWQTRLVMEACRQWFNGLSIGRQHAEAICQLLDAQVGRKVAVATIVVWRERDQLVFLQPETGDGDADLYLVDAGVSVTYPAGQLETEILTADNVPKITGESEQFYADAASLVLPLQLRRWEAGDKFVPFGMQGQKKVSDLLTDLKVPSHTRDNVWVLVSGDDIVWVVGYRAAEPVRVGPATKQVLSCTWHRR